The following nucleotide sequence is from Deltaproteobacteria bacterium.
GCGCTCGCGTCGTTCGTTACTTGGCAGTGCGGGCAGAGTATCCGAGACGCCGTTCTCGCGGCGGCAGGGCTCGGTGTGGCTGGCATAATGCGCGCCGACCAATTCCCCTTGCTCGCGCTTCCGGTGCTGTGGGCAGCGGCACGCAGCGCGCCGCTGCCCCGACGACAGTGGATCGCCTTCGCCGCTACACTGGGCGCACTGTGGCTGCACGCCGTGCTCCATCTGGCGACATTTCGCACACACTACTACAGCTTCGCCCGCAATCTCATGGTCGACGGGTGGCATCACCTCGGCAATCGGGGCTTGCCCGTCGCGTTCGGGGTGCTGCTAACCGCACTGGTCCTGCTCCTGTGGGCACGGCCACGCGGCTGCCGTCCTATCCTCTTCGCGGTGGCAATGGTCGCGACCGTGAGCGACGTTGCACTACTTATCGGTCGCGGCGAGTGGAACGCCGAAACCAATATCGGCTACCTCATCACCTACTGCGGCGTCCCCATGCTCGTTGCCGCTATCGCCGGTGCGCTCGCACTCCGTCGTACGAGCAGTCCGAGACTCTTCTGGTACACATTGATTATCGCTGCGACTCACGCCCTTCTGGATCCACACGCGCAGCCAGTACCCTTGTGGGTGGCCCGGCGCTTCGTACCAGTGCTCCTCCCCGGAATTGCGTTCCTCGCAGGCATCGCATTGACCAATGTGTATGCAACGGGCCACCGCATCACCGGTTGCATTGCGATGCTAGCGTGCATTGCGGCCCCCGCTCTCCATACGCTGCCACTGGCGACGCACTCGCTTTACCCCACCGCCGCACCGCACGTCGAAGCCGTCGCAGCGCTGCTACCCGCAGGCGCTGTCGTCGTAGCCGAAAAAACCACCTCGTTGACTACTCAGTTTCTACCTGCACTTTGGTCGATAGGGGGAATACCGCCCTACCTCATCGAACCCGATCGCCGAGCCGACGTCGCACACCTGGTACTCAGCCTGTCACCACGACCCGTCTTCTGGTTGACGGTCTCGCAGCAGCCGCCCGCGCCCGTGCCTGGTCTGCTAATCGTTCCAGTCGCGAGCTACTCCTTCGCATTTCCAGTCGCGAACTTCGAGCGCTATCGTGAGAAGGTGGCAGTGGTAGGTGGCGAAACCATGAGGATTGGTCTTTATCGCTTGCTGCTCGATCCGAACGCAAGAAGGGCCGAGTAGCTCAGCGCTACTCGGCCCTTCTTGCAAGTCTCGAAGCTGGAACGCTTAACGAATCAGGCCCGGGCGTGCGATGACATCACCGGCCCCGGGGGCTCCCACGCCTACGGCGAGTTCAGCGGCTATCACTTCGATATTCATCGAGGTGCCGACCACTGGCAACTGTCCCGCAGTAGCACATGCACCCAGCGTAGTCGTCTGAACGCACACACCGGCCGAACTGCAAGTGGCCGTGGGGCAGTTGAGGGTTTCATCAACGAACGTTCCTAGCGGCGCAGCGCGCTTGCTCGAACGTACGGTGAGCTTCAGCTGGACCTTCTGCACCGACGGGAAACCTGAACCGACGAGTACCACGCGACCACTGCGCCCGACGATTAGCCGTGCCAAACGGAACGTCTTCGTCGACCCGGAAGACGACGGACACGCGGCCACATTGCTTATCGTTGTTGGAGCCGTCATTGGATCGCATTCATCGTACCCCTGAACCAACCAGGTCAAGAAGCCTGGGCCAATCTGGTTCGGGTTTGGAATCGTCGCCTTCACAGCCATCGGCAAACCAAATAGCACCACCGCAGCTGCCGCTGCTGCCAACTGCCCAATTCTGCGCCTCGTCATTCTCGCCTCCTTTGTCTTTCTCAAGAGTTTCTTAAACGCCCCAAGTTGTCCGAACCAATCCCCCCCGGTTCAACCTGAGGGTGACGGCGCCCGTGCCTGCTGCTGGATTCTGTCCGTCATAACTTCAACCGATCCCTACTTTCACAGTGACTGGGATTATCTACCCAGTATGCAAACTTTGTCAAGAAAAAAATGAAGCGCCTCATTCATTCCCGATTCTGGCCGATTTTGACCGCTAGTCTACTCACCTAACGGCTGTGCCAGCGCGGCGTGCGCGGCCTGTTGCTCCGCAGCCCGCTTGCTCGAACCTACACCTTGTGCAACCACTCGGCCGCCGATCTCCACTGCAACAACAAACTGACGGTCATGATCCGGCCCCGAGCTTCCAACGACTCGGTAATGCGGGGTGGTCCCGAACGCAGCCTGCACCCGCTCTTGCAGGCGGGTCTTGTAGTCCGTGTCGTGGGCGATGGTGGTGCCCAACTCAGCTGCAAAGTGCATCTGCACCAAGGCTCGCACACTCGCGTATCCGGCGTCTAGAAACACGGCACCGATCACCGACTCGTATGCG
It contains:
- the rnc gene encoding ribonuclease III encodes the protein MAERIGHVFQDDSLLRQALTHASVPRTDNACASERLEFLGDAAVALAIAELLFERHPDWSEGRLSLARAACVKAESLATKAKQLSLDAALRLGRGEQKSGGRSKGSILAAAYESVIGAVFLDAGYASVRALVQMHFAAELGTTIAHDTDYKTRLQERVQAAFGTTPHYRVVGSSGPDHDRQFVVAVEIGGRVVAQGVGSSKRAAEQQAAHAALAQPLGE